The Sander lucioperca isolate FBNREF2018 chromosome 15, SLUC_FBN_1.2, whole genome shotgun sequence genome window below encodes:
- the gpr75 gene encoding probable G-protein coupled receptor 75 isoform X2 yields the protein MNTTVTPSDLVDMPRQQNFNGTVGTQTPSGGGDGVSKSFCFAFHLTSSAFIIMSLETVAVIALHRLRMVLGQQPNRTASFPCTLALTALLWTSSFTMAALLTMRAYPRRDGPCLPHFGLGGGQARVVLYVYLADFAFCVAVVSVSYLMIAQTLRKNAQVRKCPVITVDATCPPPPPPLIAAGFESMQCAVQGPSLYRNQTYNKLQNVQTHSYVNKTSQPLVPGAAQGATCCQLVSTVNLATAKDSKAVVTCVVIVFSVLLCCLPMGVSLAQDVLSPDSNFAHYQFELCGFVLIFLKSGINPFVYSRNSAGLRRRVLCCIQWAALGFLCCQQKTRLHAMGKGSLEVNRNKSSHHETNSAYVLSPKPQRRLVDQACGPSHSRDCAGSPRATGVRKHRPPSTSTPINTRIEPYYSIYNSSLSAGPSSPTSLQPVSSQTFAFAKSYVAMHYHPHQEALQDFESTSVHQIPIPSV from the exons ATGAACACCACTGTTACACCATCAGACCTGGTGGATATGCCAAGACAGCAGAACTTCAATGGCACCGTGGGCACACAGACCCCTTCAG GTGGAGGGGATGGCGTGTCAAAGAGTTTCTGCTTCGCCTTCCACTTGACCAGCTCAGCCTTCATCATCATGTCCCTGGAGACGGTAGCTGTCATTGCTTTGCACAGACTGCGCATGGTTTTGGGGCAGCAGCCCAACCGCACTGCCTCCTTTCCCTGCACGCTGGCCCTCACTGCCCTGCTGTGGACATCCAGTTTCACCATGGCTGCCCTCCTTACCATGCGAGCATACCCACGTAGAGATGGACCCTGCTTGCCCCACTTTGGCCTGGGAGGTGGACAGGCCAGGGTTGTGTTGTATGTCTACCTGGCAgactttgccttttgtgtagcTGTGGTGTCAGTGTCCTATCTGATGATTGCTCAAACACTGAGGAAGAATGCACAAGTGAGGAAATGTCCCGTCATCACTGTAGATGCCACATGCCCTCCACCCCCACCTCCTCTCATTGCAGCAGGCTTTGAGAGCATGCAGTGTGCTGTTCAAGGCCCCTCTCTGTACCGTAACCAGACTTACAATAAACTGCAGAACGTTCAGACACACTCTTATGTCAACAAGACCAGCCAGCCTCTGGTTCCAGGGGCTGCCCAAGGAGCCACCTGCTGTCAGCTGGTGTCTACAGTCAACCTGGCCACAGCCAAAGACTCAAAGGCAGTTGTCACCTGTGTAGTTATAGTGTTCTCTGTGCTGCTTTGCTGCTTGCCGATGGGAGTTTCACTGGCACAGGATGTTTTGTCACCAGACAGTAACTTTGCACATTACCAGTTTGAACTGTGTGGCTTTGTGCTCATTTTTCTCAAGTCAGGCATCAATCCCTTTGTGTACTCACGCAACAGTGCAGGCCTCCGCCGCCGTGTGCTATGCTGTATTCAGTGGGCGGCACTGGGTTTTCTCTGTTGCCAGCAAAAGACTCGACTACATGCGATGGGGAAGGGCAGCTTGGAAGTCAATCGCAATAAATCCTCCCATCATGAGACCAACTCAGCCTATGTGCTGTCACCCAAGCCACAGAGGAGGCTGGTAGACCAGGCTTGCGGGCCCAGTCACTCCAGAGATTGTGCTGGTAGTCCAAGGGCCACAGGTGTGCGCAAACATCGCCCCCCCAGTACCTCCACACCCATCAACACCCGCATTGAGCCctactacagtatatacaacAGCAGTCTCTCTGCAGGGCCCAGCTCCCCCACCAGCCTGCAACCTGTCAGCTCTCAGACATTTGCCTTTGCCAAGTCTTATGTAGCCATGCACTACCACCCTCACCAAGAAGCACTGCAAGACTTTGAAAGCACCTCAGTGCACCAGATTCCCATTCCCTCGGTCTAA
- the gpr75 gene encoding probable G-protein coupled receptor 75 isoform X1: protein MNTTVTPSDLVDMPRQQNFNGTVGTQTPSGWAVIHNATLTFCSLLLIFIFCLGSYGNLVVFLSFFDPVFRKFRTNFDFMILNLSFCDLFICCVTAPMFALVLFLDAGGGDGVSKSFCFAFHLTSSAFIIMSLETVAVIALHRLRMVLGQQPNRTASFPCTLALTALLWTSSFTMAALLTMRAYPRRDGPCLPHFGLGGGQARVVLYVYLADFAFCVAVVSVSYLMIAQTLRKNAQVRKCPVITVDATCPPPPPPLIAAGFESMQCAVQGPSLYRNQTYNKLQNVQTHSYVNKTSQPLVPGAAQGATCCQLVSTVNLATAKDSKAVVTCVVIVFSVLLCCLPMGVSLAQDVLSPDSNFAHYQFELCGFVLIFLKSGINPFVYSRNSAGLRRRVLCCIQWAALGFLCCQQKTRLHAMGKGSLEVNRNKSSHHETNSAYVLSPKPQRRLVDQACGPSHSRDCAGSPRATGVRKHRPPSTSTPINTRIEPYYSIYNSSLSAGPSSPTSLQPVSSQTFAFAKSYVAMHYHPHQEALQDFESTSVHQIPIPSV, encoded by the coding sequence ATGAACACCACTGTTACACCATCAGACCTGGTGGATATGCCAAGACAGCAGAACTTCAATGGCACCGTGGGCACACAGACCCCTTCAGGTTGGGCCGTGATCCACAATGCTACCTTAACCTTttgctctctcctcctcatcttcatctTTTGCCTGGGCTCATATGGCAACCTTGTGGTGTTCCTGTCCTTTTTTGACCCAGTGTTTCGCAAGTTCCGCACCAACTTTGACTTCATGATCCTCAACCTTTCCTTCTGTGACTTGTTCATTTGCTGTGTGACTGCTCCCATGTTTGCCCTGGTGCTCTTCCTGGATGCAGGTGGAGGGGATGGCGTGTCAAAGAGTTTCTGCTTCGCCTTCCACTTGACCAGCTCAGCCTTCATCATCATGTCCCTGGAGACGGTAGCTGTCATTGCTTTGCACAGACTGCGCATGGTTTTGGGGCAGCAGCCCAACCGCACTGCCTCCTTTCCCTGCACGCTGGCCCTCACTGCCCTGCTGTGGACATCCAGTTTCACCATGGCTGCCCTCCTTACCATGCGAGCATACCCACGTAGAGATGGACCCTGCTTGCCCCACTTTGGCCTGGGAGGTGGACAGGCCAGGGTTGTGTTGTATGTCTACCTGGCAgactttgccttttgtgtagcTGTGGTGTCAGTGTCCTATCTGATGATTGCTCAAACACTGAGGAAGAATGCACAAGTGAGGAAATGTCCCGTCATCACTGTAGATGCCACATGCCCTCCACCCCCACCTCCTCTCATTGCAGCAGGCTTTGAGAGCATGCAGTGTGCTGTTCAAGGCCCCTCTCTGTACCGTAACCAGACTTACAATAAACTGCAGAACGTTCAGACACACTCTTATGTCAACAAGACCAGCCAGCCTCTGGTTCCAGGGGCTGCCCAAGGAGCCACCTGCTGTCAGCTGGTGTCTACAGTCAACCTGGCCACAGCCAAAGACTCAAAGGCAGTTGTCACCTGTGTAGTTATAGTGTTCTCTGTGCTGCTTTGCTGCTTGCCGATGGGAGTTTCACTGGCACAGGATGTTTTGTCACCAGACAGTAACTTTGCACATTACCAGTTTGAACTGTGTGGCTTTGTGCTCATTTTTCTCAAGTCAGGCATCAATCCCTTTGTGTACTCACGCAACAGTGCAGGCCTCCGCCGCCGTGTGCTATGCTGTATTCAGTGGGCGGCACTGGGTTTTCTCTGTTGCCAGCAAAAGACTCGACTACATGCGATGGGGAAGGGCAGCTTGGAAGTCAATCGCAATAAATCCTCCCATCATGAGACCAACTCAGCCTATGTGCTGTCACCCAAGCCACAGAGGAGGCTGGTAGACCAGGCTTGCGGGCCCAGTCACTCCAGAGATTGTGCTGGTAGTCCAAGGGCCACAGGTGTGCGCAAACATCGCCCCCCCAGTACCTCCACACCCATCAACACCCGCATTGAGCCctactacagtatatacaacAGCAGTCTCTCTGCAGGGCCCAGCTCCCCCACCAGCCTGCAACCTGTCAGCTCTCAGACATTTGCCTTTGCCAAGTCTTATGTAGCCATGCACTACCACCCTCACCAAGAAGCACTGCAAGACTTTGAAAGCACCTCAGTGCACCAGATTCCCATTCCCTCGGTCTAA